A region of the Nitrospira sp. genome:
TTTCCTGGAAGCCTATACGACGCGGCCTCTCCCGTCGAGCCATTACGTGGTTGACTTTGGACAAACGGAATATATCGATAGCACAGGATTGGGCATGTTATTGAAATTACGCGAGTTTGCCGGTGGCGAAAAAGCCCGTGTCCATCTCTTGAAGTGCTCCCCGCAAATTAAAAGCATTCTGTCTATCGCAAATTTTCACTCGTTGGTCACCA
Encoded here:
- a CDS encoding STAS domain-containing protein; the protein is MFKIEESSDGATLTIIPAGRFDARMHRTFLEAYTTRPLPSSHYVVDFGQTEYIDSTGLGMLLKLREFAGGEKARVHLLKCSPQIKSILSIANFHSLVTIP